From a region of the Fischerella sp. JS2 genome:
- a CDS encoding glycerol-3-phosphate acyltransferase — protein MLELWGVLVIVVVCPLLGALPLIAWITQTLTGRQLAEVGTGNIGVSAAFYHGGTFVGILAVLSEAAKGIAAVLIARAYFPDGSAWELVALIALVMGRYCMGRGAGTTNVVWGFTVHDPLAAGFIFLVTGVSFTILRDRRLAKYVVLIMVPIIVGILHMEDSFMIIAAAGLAALLAWIYKQIPDDLNLPPQDAKPDSQAVLQFLRGDQSILSLDDELDAAIVGNKAAKLSQIKRWGYPVPKGWVLMPYEDPQQLINFLQPSELCPLVVRSSAIGEDSEQASGAGQYETVLNVTTKEGLENAIAKVQASYNEPLAVQYRRDRNVTDTAIAVLVQQQVQSVYSGVAFSRDPMTQEQDAVVIEALPGSAVQVVSGRVTPEQYRAFVVDTENLALIQLEGQGRVPAALIKQVAYLARRLEDRYHGVPQDIEWSYDGQTLWVLQTRPISTLLPIWTRKIAAEVIPGLIRPLTWSINRPLTCGVWGAIFALVLGEKAVGLNFNETATLHYSHAYFNATLLGQIFRRMGLPPESLEFLTRGEKLSKPPLNSTWENLPGLLRLLMREVWLEREFKRDYRKHFAPGLSRLSSESPEELDPPQLLARIDYILDLLHHATFYSIMAPLSAAMRQAIFKVKDSKLDNSLTPEVAALRSLQQLAAKAKQQFPRFKPNTVFEEMSQSESGQAILAEFDQLLQRYGYLSEVGTDIAVPTWKEEPQAVKQLLLQFMQGNEPPQRQQRQVKRNKGFVQQRVNLKGRVTEVYSQLLAHLRWSFVALAQIWVNSNLLSETGDIFFLEFAEIRRLIEGIDTDLVEQLPEIIKLRRSQLAEHAQINPVPLLVYGNTAPALPVRIAPLSADHTLQGIPASPGQAVGRVKVLRNLQSIPDIDKEIILVVPYTDSGWAPLLVRAGGLISEAGGRLSHGAILAREYGIPAIMDVRNATWILQDGQKVRIDGTRGIVEISNDLRPE, from the coding sequence ATGCTTGAACTCTGGGGTGTCTTAGTTATTGTTGTTGTCTGCCCATTACTGGGTGCATTACCGTTAATTGCCTGGATTACGCAAACTCTGACAGGGCGGCAATTGGCGGAAGTCGGTACCGGCAATATAGGAGTATCGGCTGCTTTTTACCACGGTGGCACATTTGTAGGAATTTTGGCAGTTTTATCTGAAGCTGCCAAGGGAATTGCTGCTGTTTTGATTGCTCGTGCTTATTTCCCAGATGGTTCGGCTTGGGAATTGGTAGCTTTAATTGCTCTGGTTATGGGCAGATACTGCATGGGTAGAGGTGCAGGTACTACAAACGTTGTCTGGGGATTTACAGTACATGATCCACTCGCAGCAGGATTTATATTTTTAGTGACAGGTGTCAGCTTTACGATTTTGCGCGATCGCCGATTAGCAAAATACGTAGTTCTGATTATGGTTCCGATCATTGTGGGAATTTTGCATATGGAAGATTCATTCATGATCATCGCTGCTGCTGGGTTAGCTGCTTTACTAGCCTGGATTTATAAACAAATACCTGATGACTTGAATCTTCCACCTCAAGATGCAAAACCCGATTCCCAAGCAGTATTGCAATTTTTACGCGGCGATCAAAGTATTCTTTCCCTAGACGATGAATTAGATGCTGCAATTGTGGGGAATAAGGCAGCAAAATTATCTCAAATCAAGCGCTGGGGTTATCCTGTGCCTAAGGGATGGGTATTAATGCCTTATGAAGATCCCCAACAGTTGATTAACTTCTTGCAACCATCAGAATTATGTCCTTTGGTGGTACGTTCTTCAGCGATTGGTGAAGACTCAGAACAAGCTTCTGGTGCAGGACAGTACGAAACTGTTTTAAATGTTACCACCAAAGAAGGTTTGGAAAATGCGATCGCTAAAGTCCAAGCTTCCTACAACGAACCCCTAGCAGTTCAATACCGACGCGATCGCAATGTTACAGATACAGCGATCGCAGTACTAGTTCAGCAACAAGTCCAATCAGTGTATTCTGGCGTGGCCTTTAGTCGCGATCCGATGACGCAAGAACAGGATGCAGTTGTAATTGAAGCTTTACCAGGAAGCGCTGTTCAAGTTGTATCTGGACGGGTGACACCAGAACAATATCGTGCTTTTGTTGTCGATACAGAAAATTTGGCACTGATTCAACTGGAAGGACAAGGACGAGTACCAGCAGCATTAATTAAACAAGTAGCATACTTAGCTCGACGTCTAGAAGACCGTTATCACGGCGTTCCTCAAGATATTGAATGGAGTTACGACGGCCAAACTCTGTGGGTACTGCAAACTCGTCCAATTAGTACCTTATTGCCAATCTGGACACGCAAAATCGCCGCCGAAGTTATTCCTGGGTTAATTCGCCCTTTAACATGGTCGATTAATCGTCCTTTAACTTGTGGTGTGTGGGGAGCAATTTTTGCTCTTGTCTTGGGTGAAAAAGCTGTGGGATTAAATTTTAATGAAACAGCGACATTGCATTATTCTCATGCTTATTTTAATGCCACTCTCTTAGGACAGATATTCCGGCGTATGGGACTACCGCCAGAAAGTCTCGAGTTTTTAACGAGGGGAGAAAAATTAAGCAAACCACCGTTAAACTCTACCTGGGAAAATTTGCCCGGACTGCTGCGGTTGTTAATGCGGGAGGTATGGTTAGAGAGGGAGTTCAAGCGGGATTATCGTAAGCATTTTGCCCCTGGTTTATCGCGCTTGTCTTCAGAATCACCTGAGGAACTAGATCCGCCACAACTGCTAGCAAGAATTGACTATATTTTAGATTTGCTGCACCATGCCACCTTCTACAGTATTATGGCTCCCTTGAGTGCAGCCATGCGCCAAGCTATATTTAAAGTCAAAGATAGCAAATTAGATAACAGTCTCACACCAGAAGTAGCAGCATTGCGATCGCTGCAACAATTAGCCGCCAAAGCCAAGCAGCAATTCCCACGCTTCAAGCCAAATACTGTGTTTGAGGAGATGTCCCAGTCTGAGTCAGGACAAGCTATTCTGGCTGAGTTTGACCAATTGCTGCAACGTTATGGTTATTTAAGTGAAGTAGGGACTGATATTGCTGTTCCTACTTGGAAGGAAGAACCCCAAGCAGTCAAGCAGTTATTGTTGCAGTTCATGCAGGGAAATGAACCGCCTCAACGTCAACAACGCCAAGTGAAGAGAAACAAAGGTTTCGTCCAACAGCGTGTGAATTTGAAAGGGCGAGTCACAGAAGTTTATTCTCAATTATTAGCTCATTTGCGGTGGTCGTTTGTGGCATTGGCACAGATTTGGGTGAACTCAAATTTGTTGAGCGAAACTGGAGATATCTTTTTTTTGGAATTTGCAGAAATTCGGCGTTTGATTGAGGGGATTGACACAGATTTGGTTGAGCAGTTACCTGAGATTATTAAATTGAGGCGATCGCAACTTGCAGAACACGCTCAAATCAATCCAGTGCCACTGTTAGTTTACGGCAATACAGCTCCGGCTTTACCTGTGCGAATTGCTCCTCTGTCTGCCGATCACACATTACAAGGTATCCCCGCCAGTCCCGGACAAGCAGTAGGAAGGGTGAAGGTGTTGCGAAATTTACAATCAATTCCAGACATTGACAAGGAAATAATTTTAGTAGTTCCTTATACAGATTCTGGTTGGGCTCCTCTACTAGTGAGAGCAGGAGGATTGATTTCCGAAGCTGGTGGTAGGCTTTCCCACGGAGCTATCTTAGCTCGTGAGTATGGCATCCCAGCAATTATGGATGTACGTAATGCTACTTGGATTTTACAGGATGGTCAAAAAGTACGCATTGATGGTACTAGGGGTATTGTGGAAATATCTAACGACCTCAGACCAGAATGA
- a CDS encoding cupin domain-containing protein, giving the protein MKIVSLNEIPQEPVSHNLEIKKQVMLRLGELPGLTNFSQARFAPGQTASAHAHNDMCEVFFVEAGTGIIRINNQEYSLLPGTCVAVEATEIHEIINNGTTELVLTYFGLRA; this is encoded by the coding sequence ATGAAAATTGTATCCCTGAACGAAATACCACAAGAGCCTGTTTCTCATAACCTGGAAATTAAGAAACAAGTAATGTTGCGGCTTGGTGAATTACCTGGTTTAACCAACTTTTCCCAAGCACGTTTTGCCCCCGGACAAACAGCCTCAGCACACGCACACAATGATATGTGTGAAGTATTTTTTGTTGAGGCTGGTACAGGGATCATCCGCATCAACAATCAAGAATATTCCTTATTACCAGGAACTTGTGTAGCTGTAGAAGCAACAGAAATACACGAAATAATCAACAATGGTACGACGGAATTAGTTCTTACTTACTTTGGGTTACGAGCCTAG
- a CDS encoding AraC family transcriptional regulator, producing the protein MSDHLLVFELGNVTRQVFRIGGQEYDGSLLQGELLLIPAKAPFFGACETTDEVLALIIDPTFLSRMSLEANCPHSEQVELLSVIKTRDLQIGFVVQSIHTEIQQTRWGSRLYLDSLANLLAIHLLRNYTSRPLKLHKYEAGLGEVRLKRVLEYINTHLEQDIDLADLAEIADFSQCYFASLFKQSMGITPWQYVAAAS; encoded by the coding sequence TTGAGTGACCATCTACTGGTTTTTGAACTGGGGAATGTGACACGCCAAGTTTTCCGCATCGGTGGGCAAGAGTATGACGGATCTCTATTGCAAGGGGAGCTACTTCTGATTCCGGCTAAAGCTCCTTTTTTTGGAGCTTGTGAAACAACTGATGAAGTTTTGGCATTGATCATCGATCCAACTTTTCTAAGTCGAATGTCGTTGGAAGCAAATTGCCCTCACTCTGAGCAAGTTGAACTTCTTAGTGTTATAAAAACACGCGATTTGCAAATAGGATTTGTTGTCCAGTCTATTCACACTGAAATCCAGCAAACTAGATGGGGAAGCAGATTGTATTTAGATTCTTTAGCAAACTTGTTAGCAATTCATCTGCTTAGAAATTATACTTCACGCCCTCTCAAGTTACACAAGTATGAGGCAGGATTGGGTGAAGTCAGGCTTAAACGGGTACTGGAATATATCAATACCCATCTTGAACAAGATATTGATTTAGCGGATCTCGCTGAAATAGCAGACTTTAGCCAATGCTACTTTGCTAGTCTCTTTAAGCAGTCAATGGGGATAACTCCTTGGCAATATGTAGCAGCAGCGAGTTGA
- a CDS encoding AraC family transcriptional regulator → MLKQRNNSISEIAFQCGFNSQSHFTQQFRKITGVTPKTYRDC, encoded by the coding sequence TTGTTAAAACAGCGCAATAATTCAATTTCAGAGATTGCATTCCAGTGCGGCTTCAACAGTCAGAGCCACTTTACACAGCAATTTCGTAAAATAACAGGAGTCACACCTAAGACTTATCGAGATTGTTGA
- a CDS encoding indolepyruvate ferredoxin oxidoreductase subunit alpha, whose protein sequence is MPHTIVTDVCEGVADCVDACPVACIHDGPGKNIKGTDWFWIDFATCIDCGICIQVCPVEGAIVPEERPELQKTPM, encoded by the coding sequence ATGCCACATACGATTGTTACAGACGTCTGTGAAGGTGTTGCAGATTGCGTAGATGCCTGTCCAGTTGCTTGTATCCATGATGGGCCAGGCAAAAATATCAAAGGTACTGATTGGTTCTGGATTGACTTCGCTACTTGTATTGACTGCGGCATATGTATCCAAGTTTGCCCAGTAGAAGGTGCGATCGTCCCAGAAGAAAGACCTGAGTTGCAAAAAACGCCAATGTAG
- a CDS encoding ABC transporter ATP-binding protein, protein MTTDYLLEVNNVHAGYIKDVDILQGVNFCVSPGELVTVIGPNGAGKSTLAKTIFGLLTPHTGKITFKGENITGLKSNQIVQRGMCYVPQIANVFPSLTVEENLEMGAFVRDVSLQPLKDKIFAMFPRLRDRRRQRAGTLSGGERQMLAMGKALMLEPSLLLLDEPSAALSPILVTQVFEQIQEINRGGTAIVLVEQNARKALEMAHRGCVLESGRDAITGPGQELLNDPKVGELYLGAGKRH, encoded by the coding sequence ATGACTACTGACTACTTACTAGAAGTTAATAATGTCCATGCTGGATATATTAAAGATGTTGATATTCTACAAGGTGTAAATTTCTGCGTTTCTCCTGGGGAATTAGTGACGGTGATTGGCCCCAACGGTGCAGGTAAATCGACTTTAGCAAAAACCATTTTTGGGTTGTTGACACCCCATACAGGCAAAATCACTTTTAAAGGAGAAAACATCACCGGATTAAAATCGAACCAAATCGTGCAGCGAGGGATGTGTTACGTACCGCAAATCGCCAATGTTTTTCCTTCCTTAACAGTAGAAGAAAATTTAGAAATGGGCGCTTTTGTTCGTGATGTTTCTCTTCAACCACTCAAAGACAAAATATTTGCCATGTTTCCCAGGCTACGCGATCGCCGTCGTCAACGTGCTGGTACACTCTCCGGTGGCGAACGTCAGATGTTAGCAATGGGCAAAGCCTTGATGTTAGAACCCAGTCTACTGCTTTTAGATGAGCCTTCCGCCGCCCTATCTCCGATTTTAGTCACTCAGGTATTTGAACAAATTCAAGAAATTAACCGGGGAGGTACAGCTATAGTTTTAGTAGAACAAAACGCTCGCAAAGCCTTAGAAATGGCCCACCGGGGTTGCGTACTCGAATCTGGACGCGATGCAATTACAGGCCCTGGTCAAGAATTATTGAATGACCCTAAAGTAGGGGAACTGTATTTAGGAGCAGGTAAAAGACATTAA
- a CDS encoding response regulator — MKSKKVLVIDNEEYIQEVAKVCLETVAGWQVLTAGSGKEGISKAENYQPDAILLDVMMPDMDGLTTFEKLKENQITKAIPVILLTAKIQASDRRRYAQLGIKAAIAKPFNPLELAPQVASALGWNL; from the coding sequence ATGAAAAGTAAGAAAGTGTTAGTAATTGATAATGAAGAATATATTCAAGAAGTTGCGAAGGTTTGTTTAGAAACAGTTGCAGGGTGGCAAGTGTTGACAGCAGGTTCTGGGAAAGAAGGTATCAGCAAAGCTGAGAACTATCAACCAGATGCAATTCTGTTAGATGTGATGATGCCAGATATGGATGGACTGACTACTTTTGAGAAACTAAAAGAAAATCAAATAACTAAAGCGATTCCGGTAATTTTATTAACTGCAAAGATCCAAGCTTCTGATCGTCGCCGTTATGCTCAGTTGGGTATCAAGGCAGCGATCGCTAAACCGTTTAATCCTTTAGAGTTAGCTCCTCAGGTAGCGTCAGCTTTGGGTTGGAACCTGTAA
- a CDS encoding response regulator, whose protein sequence is MKILIVEDDELVAHVLAAVLTNYNYAVEEAFSGQAAWDLIQTFDYDLILLDVILPEIDGITLCRQIRAHGLQMPILLLTGCDSSHEKAIGLDAGADDYLVKPFDEEELVARIRALLRRGGAISQPVLEWVNLRLDPTSCEVTYAGELLPLTPKEYALLELFLRNSRRVFSCGMILEHLWSYEDIPGEEAVRTHIKGLRHKLKAVGAPGDLIETVYGIGYRLKPRREEAGIGGQGGHKEDIFSGSSETMSIVPSSRQQTLAVVTGVWNKYKARVKEQVGLLEQAAEDAKSKRLNQKLKKQALQEAHTLAGSLGTFGFGVGSQLARRIEHLLKANKTLSENDTTQLLSWVQQLRQEIAGSNQDAELTLHCEDEQPLLLVVDCDRTFTAQIQQEATNKNLQVAIATDTATARTILYQNHPSIVLLDPDVSSDHEDSFSLLAELHQRKPPVPVIVLTQDSDFSDRLQAARNGGHTFLSKPMSANQVLEAVNQVLQESPHAEAHILAVDDDPKIGALLQKLLMPWGIKVTYLENTLHFWETLETVTPDLLILDIEMPGINGIEICQVVRNAPQWSELPILFLTVHNDAGIVNQVFAVGADDFVSKPIVGPELVTRIVNRLERVSLRRMREIYQGENTQAQTKLNTRLCQQATIEQELRQAKDELELRVAERTAQLTRINQQLQSELNERQRAQEELRNSEARFAGIVSIADDAIISIDSSQKITLFNQGAEKIFGYTSQEVLGQPLDILLPSQYTQAHRQYVSDFGKSTKVARRMGERREIYGRRQDGTEFPAEASISKLKLGQEIVYTVYLQDVSDRKQVERMKDEFVSVVSHELRTPLTSIHGSLGMLASGLIKPDSEQGKRLLQIAVDSTERLVRLINDILDIERIESGKVKMEKQTCNVANLIAEAINVMQPLADKAKVTLSVSSLSQQLWADPDRILQTLTNLLSNAIKFSTAGSTVWFSAELVSREDFTPPPHFPNYHILFKVRDTGRGIPSDKLESIFERFQQVDSSDSRNHEGTGLGLAICKSIVQQHGGQIWVDSQLGEGSTFYLTLPILPDSHIHELEYRDSDRVPLVLVCDDDPNIRSELQNLLEKRHYRVVTVANGEEAIAAASSSHPDVILLDLLMPGMNGWETMTILKQRVDTQDIPVIICSVCTPSHNNKPNQDFVNWVSKPLEESLLFESLRQALTNSPKQIRVLLVEDDPDLAEVLQTLFKLYDINIVHAKTGKEAICLSQKVKPDLLILDLILPEGDGFTVVEWLQQHNQLCKIPLMIYSAKQLQESERERLKLGHTEFLEKGQVTPQEFEHRVMQLLHQITQSNSELRSQNNCTSISME, encoded by the coding sequence ATGAAGATATTAATTGTCGAGGATGATGAGCTTGTTGCCCATGTACTTGCTGCTGTCCTTACTAATTACAATTATGCTGTGGAAGAAGCCTTTAGTGGCCAAGCAGCTTGGGATTTGATACAAACTTTTGATTATGATCTAATTCTCTTAGACGTGATCTTGCCGGAGATAGACGGTATCACCCTGTGTCGGCAAATTAGAGCGCATGGTTTGCAAATGCCAATTCTGTTATTGACGGGTTGCGATAGCAGTCATGAAAAGGCAATTGGTTTAGATGCTGGCGCAGATGACTACCTCGTCAAGCCCTTTGATGAAGAAGAATTAGTTGCTCGGATCAGAGCATTGTTACGTCGCGGAGGAGCAATATCGCAACCAGTTTTAGAATGGGTTAATTTACGGCTTGATCCTACTAGTTGCGAAGTTACTTATGCTGGCGAATTGCTGCCATTAACTCCCAAGGAATATGCCTTGCTAGAGCTATTTTTGCGAAATAGTCGCCGAGTTTTTAGCTGTGGCATGATTTTAGAGCATCTCTGGTCTTATGAGGATATACCAGGAGAAGAGGCTGTTCGTACCCATATCAAAGGATTACGGCACAAATTAAAAGCCGTCGGTGCGCCTGGGGATCTAATTGAAACAGTCTATGGTATTGGTTATCGATTGAAACCACGTAGGGAAGAGGCGGGGATAGGAGGACAAGGAGGACATAAGGAGGACATATTTTCTGGGTCTTCCGAAACCATGTCTATTGTTCCGTCTTCTCGGCAACAGACACTTGCGGTTGTGACTGGAGTCTGGAATAAATATAAAGCTAGGGTAAAAGAACAAGTAGGATTGCTTGAGCAAGCTGCTGAGGATGCAAAATCTAAAAGATTAAATCAAAAGCTCAAAAAACAGGCTCTTCAAGAGGCACATACCCTTGCTGGCTCATTGGGTACTTTTGGTTTTGGTGTTGGTTCCCAACTAGCACGTAGAATTGAGCATTTGCTAAAAGCTAATAAAACTCTAAGTGAAAATGACACTACTCAGTTACTGAGTTGGGTACAGCAATTACGTCAGGAAATTGCAGGTAGTAACCAAGATGCAGAACTTACACTTCATTGTGAAGATGAGCAGCCTTTGTTGTTGGTGGTAGATTGCGATCGCACTTTCACCGCACAAATTCAACAGGAGGCTACTAATAAAAATTTACAGGTCGCGATCGCTACTGATACTGCAACTGCCAGAACTATACTGTATCAAAACCATCCTAGTATTGTTCTGCTAGACCCGGATGTTTCTTCAGATCATGAAGACAGTTTTAGCCTACTAGCAGAATTGCACCAACGCAAACCCCCTGTACCAGTAATAGTTTTGACTCAAGACAGTGACTTTAGCGATCGTTTACAGGCTGCTCGCAATGGTGGACACACCTTTTTATCCAAGCCGATGTCTGCTAACCAAGTGTTAGAAGCAGTCAATCAAGTGTTGCAAGAGTCTCCCCACGCAGAAGCACACATACTAGCTGTAGACGATGATCCAAAAATAGGTGCTTTGTTACAAAAATTACTAATGCCTTGGGGAATCAAGGTGACATATTTGGAAAATACCCTGCATTTTTGGGAAACTCTGGAAACAGTTACGCCAGATTTACTAATTCTTGATATAGAAATGCCAGGAATAAATGGTATAGAAATTTGCCAAGTAGTACGCAATGCTCCCCAATGGAGTGAATTACCAATCTTATTTCTCACGGTTCATAACGATGCTGGTATTGTTAATCAGGTTTTTGCAGTTGGTGCAGATGACTTTGTGAGCAAACCCATAGTTGGGCCAGAACTTGTGACTAGGATTGTCAATCGCCTAGAACGGGTTAGCCTACGGCGGATGCGAGAAATTTATCAAGGAGAAAACACACAAGCACAGACGAAACTCAACACTCGCCTGTGCCAACAAGCGACAATAGAACAAGAATTGCGCCAAGCGAAGGATGAATTAGAACTGCGAGTAGCAGAACGTACAGCCCAGCTTACTAGAATTAATCAACAACTCCAGTCTGAACTCAACGAACGCCAACGCGCCCAAGAAGAACTGCGTAACTCCGAAGCAAGGTTTGCTGGTATAGTGTCGATCGCAGATGATGCAATTATTTCTATAGATAGTAGTCAAAAGATTACTCTGTTTAACCAAGGAGCAGAGAAAATTTTTGGTTACACTAGCCAAGAAGTGTTAGGACAACCTCTAGATATATTGCTCCCATCACAATATACTCAAGCACATCGGCAGTATGTATCAGACTTTGGTAAGTCTACAAAAGTTGCCCGGAGGATGGGAGAACGTCGGGAAATTTACGGACGGCGCCAAGATGGAACAGAATTTCCCGCAGAGGCTTCTATTTCTAAGTTAAAACTGGGTCAAGAAATAGTGTATACGGTTTACTTGCAAGATGTAAGCGATCGCAAGCAAGTAGAACGGATGAAAGATGAATTTGTTTCTGTTGTCAGTCACGAACTTCGCACGCCCTTAACTTCGATTCATGGTTCGTTAGGAATGTTAGCGAGTGGTTTAATCAAACCAGACTCAGAACAGGGGAAACGCTTATTACAAATTGCTGTGGATAGTACCGAACGTCTTGTTAGGCTGATCAACGACATCCTTGATATCGAGCGCATTGAATCAGGTAAAGTCAAGATGGAAAAACAAACCTGCAATGTTGCTAATTTGATCGCCGAAGCAATAAATGTCATGCAACCTCTAGCTGATAAAGCCAAGGTAACTCTCTCGGTTTCTAGCTTATCTCAACAGCTATGGGCAGATCCTGATCGGATTTTACAAACCCTGACCAACTTACTCAGTAATGCCATCAAATTTTCTACTGCTGGTTCTACAGTTTGGTTCAGCGCAGAGTTGGTGAGTAGAGAAGACTTCACTCCACCACCCCACTTTCCTAATTACCATATCTTGTTCAAAGTCCGTGACACCGGGCGCGGTATTCCATCTGATAAATTAGAGAGTATTTTTGAGCGCTTTCAACAGGTGGATTCTTCGGATTCCCGCAATCATGAAGGTACTGGTTTGGGTTTAGCGATTTGTAAAAGTATTGTCCAGCAACATGGTGGTCAAATTTGGGTAGATAGTCAGCTAGGTGAGGGTAGTACTTTTTACTTGACACTACCTATATTGCCGGATTCTCACATTCATGAATTAGAATACCGAGACAGTGATCGTGTACCTTTGGTGTTAGTCTGTGATGATGATCCTAATATTCGCAGCGAGTTACAAAATCTTCTGGAAAAACGCCACTATCGGGTAGTTACAGTCGCTAATGGAGAAGAAGCGATCGCGGCTGCGTCTTCAAGCCATCCAGATGTGATTTTACTAGATTTACTCATGCCTGGTATGAATGGCTGGGAAACAATGACAATTCTCAAACAAAGGGTTGATACTCAAGATATTCCTGTTATTATTTGCAGTGTTTGTACACCCAGCCATAACAACAAACCCAATCAAGATTTTGTTAATTGGGTCAGTAAGCCTTTAGAAGAAAGCTTATTATTTGAGTCGTTACGACAAGCACTAACAAATTCTCCTAAACAAATCCGTGTGTTGTTGGTTGAGGATGATCCCGATTTAGCAGAAGTTTTGCAAACTCTGTTTAAACTTTATGATATCAATATTGTTCATGCCAAAACAGGTAAAGAAGCAATTTGTCTCAGCCAAAAAGTGAAGCCTGATTTGCTAATTCTGGATTTAATTTTGCCTGAAGGTGATGGATTTACGGTTGTAGAATGGCTACAGCAACACAACCAACTTTGCAAGATTCCTCTGATGATTTATTCGGCCAAACAATTGCAAGAGTCTGAGAGAGAACGACTGAAGCTAGGACATACAGAATTTTTGGAAAAAGGACAAGTCACACCCCAAGAATTTGAACATCGAGTGATGCAATTATTGCACCAAATTACACAATCAAATTCGGAGTTAAGAAGTCAGAATAATTGTACTTCTATATCTATGGAATAG
- a CDS encoding aminoglycoside phosphotransferase family protein, producing the protein MVFSLHSLNHHLIEHLKNLGLCGSEDDVVADCELVGSQKKNINLLVNVGSDRKFLVKQESHIEYDGVPQELFNEWLFHQLLQQFPVLGNIAEIGSLLLDFDEEQSILVRNYLTEYFELENFYQQNDIYPSEIATAIGASLGVLHRATFNQREYRDFMATAPEGQFRYQFYNPVQGIESFSSEIFGSVPTDALKFYVLYQRYESLEAAIAELASLWQPCCLTHNDLKLENILVHSRWEQLDNCLIRIIDWKTCSWGDPAFDLGTLLASYLRIWLESLVVDPSIKLEESLELAATPLEILHPSIVALVQAYLNAFPSILEYRCDFIQRVVQYAGLMLIHQLQATIQNRKYFDNSGIATLQVAKSLLTRPQESIMTVFGISESEIIKPFVKFTKHPQTEKEQNLVRIYYSKTRLRGC; encoded by the coding sequence ATGGTATTTTCACTACATTCTCTAAATCATCATCTGATTGAACATCTGAAAAACTTAGGACTATGTGGTTCAGAGGATGATGTTGTTGCAGACTGTGAACTAGTAGGAAGTCAAAAGAAAAATATAAATTTACTGGTAAATGTGGGAAGCGATCGCAAATTTTTAGTCAAGCAGGAAAGTCATATAGAGTATGATGGTGTTCCCCAGGAATTGTTTAATGAATGGTTATTTCACCAGTTGTTGCAGCAGTTTCCAGTCTTAGGAAACATTGCTGAAATCGGATCATTATTACTTGATTTTGATGAAGAGCAATCAATACTAGTTCGCAACTATCTAACGGAGTATTTTGAATTAGAAAATTTCTATCAACAAAACGATATTTATCCATCAGAAATTGCTACTGCCATTGGTGCTAGCTTGGGTGTGCTGCATCGCGCTACATTTAATCAGCGTGAGTATCGTGATTTTATGGCAACTGCTCCCGAAGGGCAATTTCGCTATCAGTTTTACAATCCAGTGCAAGGAATAGAATCATTTAGTTCAGAGATTTTTGGTAGTGTTCCTACTGATGCGCTCAAGTTTTATGTTCTTTATCAACGTTATGAAAGTTTAGAAGCAGCGATCGCAGAATTAGCTTCTTTATGGCAACCTTGTTGCTTAACTCACAACGACCTCAAATTAGAAAACATCTTAGTGCATTCTCGCTGGGAACAACTAGATAACTGCCTGATCCGTATCATTGACTGGAAAACTTGTAGCTGGGGAGATCCAGCATTTGATTTAGGAACCTTATTAGCTAGCTATTTGAGAATTTGGTTAGAAAGTTTAGTGGTTGATCCATCTATCAAGTTAGAAGAATCTCTAGAATTGGCAGCAACACCACTAGAAATTCTTCACCCTTCTATAGTTGCCTTAGTTCAAGCTTATCTTAATGCTTTCCCCAGCATTCTGGAGTATCGTTGCGACTTCATCCAGCGAGTAGTGCAATATGCTGGCTTGATGCTAATTCATCAGTTGCAAGCAACAATTCAAAACCGGAAATATTTCGATAACAGTGGTATTGCGACGCTACAAGTTGCCAAAAGCCTACTTACAAGACCACAAGAATCTATAATGACAGTTTTTGGAATCTCCGAGTCAGAAATTATCAAACCTTTTGTGAAATTTACCAAACATCCTCAAACCGAAAAAGAACAGAATTTAGTCCGAATTTACTACAGTAAAACCCGTTTGCGTGGGTGTTGA